The Christiangramia salexigens genome includes the window CCAAAATGGCAGGAACCATGCTTAGTAATGGCGCGACTGCTCTGGATGCCGTTGAAAAAGGAGTCATGGTAGAAGAAGCCAATTTAAAAAACACCACTGTTGGGAATGGTGGAGCTCCGGACCGCGATGGGAATGTCACACTGGATGCCTGTATCATGTCTCCGGCTGGTGATGCCGGCGCCGTAGTATATCTCAAGGAAATTGAACATCCGGTTTCTGTAGCACGAAGAGTTATGGAAAAAACACCACATGTAATGCTTGCAGGAGAAGGTGCTTTGCAGTTTGCAATTCAGGAAGGATTTCAAAAGAAAAATCTGCTTACCGAAGAATCTGAGAAAGCCTGGAAAAAATGGCTTGAGCATAAGGAATACAAGCCTATCATCAATATCGAAAATCACGACACCATTGGCATGCTTTGCATGGATGAGAACGGCGATATTGCAGCAGCATGCACAACTTCCGGTCTATCCTATAAAATGAACGGGAGGGTTGGTGATTCACCGATCATAGGCGCCGGACTATTTATTGATAATGAAGTTGGCGGAGCAGTTGGAACGGGAATGGGCGAAGCCATAATGAAAAGTGTGGGTAGCTTCCTTATCGTTGAGCTAATGAGAAATGGAATGTCACCTCAGGAAGCCTGCAAGGAAACAGTAATGCGAACCATTAGAAAAGATCCTAAATACAAAAAGTTTCAGGTAGCCTATGTCGCGATGAACAAACAGGGGGAAATAGGCTCCTACTGCATTCATAAAGGATTTAGTTATGCTAAATTTCATAATGGAGAAAGCAGTGATAATTTAAGTGAATCTTACCTGAAAGGTTAGTTATTCCTTTTACATTAAAAACACAGTGTTTAAGGAAGAGTGATTTTATCTTTGTAGTTTTGAAATATTCTCAATTTTATATTTAAATAATTCCAATGGCCGATCAAAAACGCCTTTTTTTACTCGATGCTTACGCATTAATTTTTCGTGGTTATTATGCCTTTATTAAGAATCCAAGGATCAACTCCAAAGGTTTCAACACCTCTGCGATCATGGGGTTCACCAATTCACTCTTTGATGTGATAAGAAGAGAAAAACCAGATCACCTTGCAGTGTGTTTTGATAAGAATGGAAGCGAAGCCAGGACAGAAATGTTCACAGAGTACAAGGCCAACAGAGATGAAACTCCCGAACCCATTAGAGAAGCCATTCCAATTATACAGGATATTCTGAGAGCCATGCATATCCCGGTGGTGGAACTCTCTGGTATGGAAGCAGACGATATTATAGGAACCCTTGCCAAACAGGCAGAAAAGGAGGATTACAAAGTATATATGGTAACTCCAGATAAGGATTTCGCTCAGCTGGTTTCTGAAAACATCTTTATGTACCGCCCGGCACGAATGGGTAATGGCATCGAGATCTGGGGAATTCCGGAAGTTCAGAAGAAATTTGAAGTCGAAAGACCGGAACAGGTGATAGATTTCCTTGGAATGATGGGGGACTCTGTAGACAACATTCCTGGATTACCGGGGGTTGGTGAGAAAACAGCAAAAAAGTTCCTGAAGCAATTCGGCAGTATGGAAGGCCTGCTGGAAAACACCGATCAGCTTAAAGGAAAGATGAAAGAAAAGGTGATCGAGAATGCTGAACTCGGCCGTCTTTCTAAAAAACTGGCCAGGATATTTACAGATTGTGATGTCAAGTTCCATGCAGAAGATTATGAGCTTTCAATGCCCGACACCGATAAGGTTCAGGAAATATTCGAGGAACTTGAGTTTAGAAGATTAAAGGATCAGTTTATAAAATTATTCAGCGGAGAAGAAGATAAAACTCAAACCCAGGTTTCCAATTCACCTTCAGCAAAACAAAATGCAAAAACTGCCGGTGCAGGACAGTTCTCATTATTTGGAGAAGGCGGAGAATCCATCGAATCCACTTCGTCCAGAAAAAGCCTGAAAGACACGCCACATGTGTACCAGGCTGTAAACACTGAGTTATCCAGAAAGTTATTCATGGAAAAACTAATGAAGCAAAAAAGTGTTTGCTTCGATACCGAGACCACAAGTTTAAATTCGCTGGAAGCAGAACTTGTTGGGATCGCATTTTCATGGGAGGCCGGTAAAGCCTATTATATTCCGTTCCCCGAGGAAAGAAAAGAAGCTCAGGCCCTTATCGAGGAGCTGAGGGTGTTCTTTGAAGATGAAAATATTGAGAAAATAGGCCAGAACCTTAAATATGATATAGAGGTACTTAATAAGTATGATCTAAAGGTTGAAGGCAAATTGTTTGACACCATGATAGCGCATTATCTTATAAATCCGGATATGCGCCATAATATGGATGTTCTGGCAGAGACTTATTTGAATTATAGTCCGCAGCCTATTACAGACCTTATTGGTAAAAAAGGAAAGAATCAGGGCAGCATGCGTGATGTTGCTTTAGAGAAGGTCACCGAATATGCTGCAGAAGATGCCGATATCACCTTTCAGCTGAAGAACTTTTTCGAAAAAGAACTGGAAGAAGCTCAGACCAGAAAATTATTCGATGAGATCGAAATTCCATTGGTAAAGGTGCTGGCAGATATGGAAATTGAAGGAATAAATCTGGATGAGACCTATCTGAAATCACTTTCTAATGCGCTTTCTTCAGACATCAAAGAACTGGAAACAAAGATCTATGAAGATGCCGGGGAAGAATTTCTGATAAGTTCACCCAAGCAACTTGGTGTGATCTTATTTGAGAAGCTTGCTTTGGTAAGCAAACCCAAAAAGACCAAAACCGGACAATATTCCACCAGCGAAGATGTACTATCTGCACTGGCTCCAAAACATGACATTATTCAGCGTGTGCTGGATTTTAGAGGACTTGTAAAACTACAGAACACTTATGTAGATGCCTTGCCAAATCAGGTAGAGAAAACCACCGGGAGAGTACATACAGATTATGTGCAGACCATAGCCGCAACAGGAAGGCTTAGCTCCAATAATCCTAACCTCCAGAACATACCAATTAGAACCGAGCGAGGCCGACAGGTGAGAAAAGCATTTGTCCCAAGAGATAAGAATTTTGTTCTTCTTGCTGCAGATTATTCCCAAATAGAACTAAGGATCATCGCGGCTTTAAGTCAGGAAGAAAATATGATCAAAGCCTTTAAGGAGGGTGAAGACATTCACGCTTCTACGGCCGCTAAAGTCTTTAATGTGCCAATAGAAGAAGTGACCCGTGAGCAGCGAAGCAATGCCAAGACGGTGAATTTCGGAATCATTTATGGGGTTTCGGCATTTGGACTAAGCAATCAAACTTCACTTTCCAGAAGCGAGGCCAAAGAATTGATAGACACGTATTATAAAACTTATCCAAAACTGAGTAACTTCATTAGCGAACAGGTAGAATTTGCCAGAGAACATGGTTATGTATCTACGGTGCTTGGAAGACGTCGTTATCTAAAAGATATCAATTCACGAAATCAGGTTGTTCGCGGTGCTGCTGAGAGGAATGCGGTTAATGCACCTATTCAGGGAAGCGCGGCAGACATCATTAAGATCGCCATGATCAATATTCACAGAAAGCTGAAAGAAGAAAATTATAAGACAAAAATGCTGCTTCAGGTACATGATGAACTTGTGTTTGATGCACACAAGGATGAACTCGATAAGGTAAAAGCCATGATCAAACAGGAAATGGAAAACGCCTATAAACTGGATGTTCCATTAGATGTAGATATGGGAACGGGAGAAAACTGGCTGGAGGCGCATTAAGCTCCAGCCAATAATCTTTCTTGCTACATCATAAATCTGTAAGTAGCCTTTATAAGGAATGTATTTTGTGGTTTTTGTCTTAAAAGCTGATGATCTATAATGGTATTGAAGTCATCATCTCCATTCCCAAATCCATTAATACCCTGAGACCAGACCAGAAATATTTCAGAACCCGGAATATATTCCCATCGCGCGACCAGATTTGAGCGAAACTGAACAAATGAGAAATCGGGATTTAAAACAGTATAGTCCACACTTCCATTCCTGTCCTCATCTATTCTATAGACATTTCCGTCAAAATCGATCTGATCATCGCTATACCAGGTCACTCTGTTATTCAGATCTGCAGCTACCGGATCGTTCACATAATTAAGGGAGGAATAATCTGCCTTAAAAATAAATGGTTGTCCATAATACTGAAGTGTAAGATTGGGATTAATACTGTAATTAAGTCGAAAAGTGGTACTCAGCATTTTTTGATCGATCTCCCCTAATATATATCTGTCCTGCCCATCAAAATTCTTTTGAGTAACATACTGGGTCTTATTCGGATTCTCGGTATACTGAACATCCAGACTCATGTTCAGGGAATTAAAGGGCTGATAGGTAAAAGTTGTACGATATAACCTAAAATCAAAGTTATCCTGCTTTGCCATCGAGTTTACATGACCAGCTTTAACAGAGAAGGCTTTTCGCTGATCTGTTCCGGAAAACAGATATACATAATTCTCTTCATTATATCGCCACCTTGGCCCTCCCCTAAGAAATGAATTGATAAAGATCCTCGGCTTATGTGCTCCTCCAAACTCAGACCACCAGTTATTTTTATAATTCACAAAAGCCTGTAGTTCATACTGTATACGGTTATAATTCCCTTCAAAGTCGTAAGCCGAAAACTGATCCAGACTTATAGATGCTCTTCTATACCAGTTTGTAGGCTTATTGAACAACCTTCTAACCTGGGCGTACTGCCTTACTTCATCTGCCTGTCTTAGAAACCCAATATCATTTAGTTCCAGTTCCGGCGAGATCCATTTAGCACCTAATTGATATCTCCAGTTTCCAACGCTGCTTTTTCCAAATTCGAATTTTCCTCCGGTTCCTGTTAAACTGGTTCTATCACCATCTACATCTACATGGTCTGCATCTGCCCTTTGAAAAAGGTGAACGATAGAATTCTGAGTAGCTTCTATGGCCTCCTCGCTTCCCTTTACATGGCTAAGCACTGCATTTCCTTCTATATAATATTTTCGGTCATTCCAGTTATGTCTAAAATCGAGTCCACCGGAATAAGCCTGAGTATGAAGGCTCGG containing:
- a CDS encoding isoaspartyl peptidase/L-asparaginase family protein; amino-acid sequence: MKRRKFIQNSGLLGLGLTASLEIYPQSFLKHSNMIKNYPVAVATWNFQNATKMAGTMLSNGATALDAVEKGVMVEEANLKNTTVGNGGAPDRDGNVTLDACIMSPAGDAGAVVYLKEIEHPVSVARRVMEKTPHVMLAGEGALQFAIQEGFQKKNLLTEESEKAWKKWLEHKEYKPIINIENHDTIGMLCMDENGDIAAACTTSGLSYKMNGRVGDSPIIGAGLFIDNEVGGAVGTGMGEAIMKSVGSFLIVELMRNGMSPQEACKETVMRTIRKDPKYKKFQVAYVAMNKQGEIGSYCIHKGFSYAKFHNGESSDNLSESYLKG
- the polA gene encoding DNA polymerase I, which translates into the protein MADQKRLFLLDAYALIFRGYYAFIKNPRINSKGFNTSAIMGFTNSLFDVIRREKPDHLAVCFDKNGSEARTEMFTEYKANRDETPEPIREAIPIIQDILRAMHIPVVELSGMEADDIIGTLAKQAEKEDYKVYMVTPDKDFAQLVSENIFMYRPARMGNGIEIWGIPEVQKKFEVERPEQVIDFLGMMGDSVDNIPGLPGVGEKTAKKFLKQFGSMEGLLENTDQLKGKMKEKVIENAELGRLSKKLARIFTDCDVKFHAEDYELSMPDTDKVQEIFEELEFRRLKDQFIKLFSGEEDKTQTQVSNSPSAKQNAKTAGAGQFSLFGEGGESIESTSSRKSLKDTPHVYQAVNTELSRKLFMEKLMKQKSVCFDTETTSLNSLEAELVGIAFSWEAGKAYYIPFPEERKEAQALIEELRVFFEDENIEKIGQNLKYDIEVLNKYDLKVEGKLFDTMIAHYLINPDMRHNMDVLAETYLNYSPQPITDLIGKKGKNQGSMRDVALEKVTEYAAEDADITFQLKNFFEKELEEAQTRKLFDEIEIPLVKVLADMEIEGINLDETYLKSLSNALSSDIKELETKIYEDAGEEFLISSPKQLGVILFEKLALVSKPKKTKTGQYSTSEDVLSALAPKHDIIQRVLDFRGLVKLQNTYVDALPNQVEKTTGRVHTDYVQTIAATGRLSSNNPNLQNIPIRTERGRQVRKAFVPRDKNFVLLAADYSQIELRIIAALSQEENMIKAFKEGEDIHASTAAKVFNVPIEEVTREQRSNAKTVNFGIIYGVSAFGLSNQTSLSRSEAKELIDTYYKTYPKLSNFISEQVEFAREHGYVSTVLGRRRYLKDINSRNQVVRGAAERNAVNAPIQGSAADIIKIAMINIHRKLKEENYKTKMLLQVHDELVFDAHKDELDKVKAMIKQEMENAYKLDVPLDVDMGTGENWLEAH